The following coding sequences are from one Sphingomonadaceae bacterium OTU29LAMAA1 window:
- a CDS encoding MucR family transcriptional regulator produces the protein MTDETSDLNAVELATELTIAWLGNPNTRTSADEVPAFLGKMHDTVSALLGATGTITEAQPATEYTPAVSARKSLASKDHIISMIDGKPYKTLRRHLATHGMTPAEYRERYGLKPDYPMVAENYSESRRAMAKKIGLGRKPGARKGDGGGAAAAQARRGRKPADTAED, from the coding sequence ATGACTGATGAAACGTCCGATCTGAATGCTGTCGAACTAGCAACCGAATTGACGATTGCTTGGCTCGGCAACCCGAATACCCGTACGTCCGCCGATGAGGTTCCGGCCTTTCTCGGCAAGATGCACGACACGGTGTCCGCACTGCTTGGCGCGACCGGTACGATTACCGAAGCCCAGCCGGCCACCGAGTATACGCCTGCGGTGTCGGCGCGTAAGTCGCTGGCTTCGAAGGATCACATCATCTCGATGATCGACGGCAAGCCGTACAAGACCTTGCGCCGCCATCTGGCGACTCATGGCATGACGCCTGCGGAGTATCGCGAACGTTATGGCCTGAAGCCGGATTACCCGATGGTCGCCGAAAACTATTCGGAAAGCCGTCGTGCGATGGCCAAGAAGATCGGTCTGGGTCGCAAGCCCGGCGCACGCAAGGGTGATGGCGGCGGCGCTGCCGCGGCTCAGGCCCGTCGCGGCCGCAAGCCGGCGGACACCGCCGAGGATTGA
- the flgL gene encoding flagellar hook-associated protein FlgL produces MQISTSLFYSNASSRMSKMNDRASELMTQISTGKKILKPSDDPAASQQIAELDRRDSDAVVYGANMTLAESLLDQASSVLKQIGTQLTRATELATQAATGTQTDTSRKVIGTELKSIVESLVSLANTKNVRGQPLFGTASGGKAVTDNGNGTFTFAAATPAVSEVPISEGQSVQATENAGRIFDIGGNDNTLAMLSRLAEALSTGGDVSAVTASSLDALGKATDKVSDVQASVGARGARVDLQQQLLTTANTDRAELRGKLEQVDITEAVVQLQQMMTALSASQASFSKLSSLSLFDYLK; encoded by the coding sequence ATGCAGATCTCCACCAGCCTGTTCTACAGCAACGCGTCATCGCGCATGTCGAAGATGAACGACCGCGCGTCCGAACTGATGACGCAGATCTCGACCGGCAAGAAGATCCTGAAGCCATCCGACGATCCCGCCGCGTCGCAACAGATCGCCGAGCTCGACCGTCGCGATTCAGATGCGGTGGTCTATGGCGCCAACATGACGCTGGCCGAATCGCTGCTCGATCAGGCCAGCAGCGTCCTGAAGCAGATCGGCACGCAATTGACCCGCGCGACCGAGCTGGCGACGCAGGCCGCGACCGGGACGCAGACCGACACCTCACGCAAGGTCATCGGCACCGAATTGAAGTCGATCGTCGAATCTCTGGTCAGCCTCGCCAACACCAAGAACGTCCGCGGTCAGCCGCTGTTCGGCACGGCGAGCGGCGGCAAGGCCGTCACCGACAACGGCAACGGCACCTTCACCTTCGCAGCCGCGACGCCGGCCGTATCCGAAGTCCCGATCTCGGAAGGCCAGTCGGTCCAGGCGACCGAAAACGCCGGGCGCATCTTCGACATCGGCGGCAACGACAACACGCTGGCGATGCTGAGCCGGCTCGCCGAGGCGCTGTCCACGGGCGGCGACGTATCCGCCGTCACGGCCAGCTCGCTCGACGCGCTCGGCAAGGCGACCGACAAGGTCTCCGACGTGCAGGCATCGGTCGGTGCGCGCGGCGCGCGAGTGGATCTGCAACAGCAATTGCTGACCACGGCGAACACCGACCGCGCCGAACTGCGCGGCAAGCTGGAGCAGGTCGATATCACCGAGGCGGTGGTGCAGCTGCAGCAGATGATGACCGCGCTGTCGGCCTCGCAAGCGAGCTTCAGCAAGCTGTCGAGCCTGTCGCTGTTCGACTACCTCAAATAA
- a CDS encoding OmpA family protein: protein MARAAPHGNNQPPKIVIVKKIIDGGHGGHHGGAWKVAYADFVTAMMAFFLLLWLLGATTEKQRKGIADYFAPTLLDKKVTGLGGNGVLGGESILSNNKLGPKAASAPIASIGIPMNQSGGQKSGTGDKGSLRNPVAVQLDRQAFQAIKDELEKKIKGSSRLAKLASHIRFVPTEDGLRIDLVDSADYSMFGLGTTALDPKASELIGMIASTITGTPNTIMIRGHTDSVPYGDPRAMNNWMLSSGRAEATRRRLALGGVPETRYERIEGVADREPIITDAPGDPRNRRVAITLLYRKGTFGE, encoded by the coding sequence GTGGCCAGAGCCGCTCCCCACGGCAACAACCAGCCGCCCAAGATCGTCATCGTCAAGAAGATCATCGATGGCGGCCACGGCGGCCATCACGGCGGCGCGTGGAAGGTCGCCTATGCCGATTTCGTGACCGCGATGATGGCGTTCTTCCTGCTGCTGTGGCTGCTGGGTGCGACCACCGAGAAACAGCGCAAGGGCATCGCCGACTATTTCGCGCCGACCTTGCTCGACAAGAAGGTCACCGGTCTGGGTGGCAACGGCGTGCTGGGCGGTGAATCGATCCTCAGCAACAACAAGCTCGGTCCGAAAGCGGCGTCCGCGCCAATCGCCTCGATCGGTATTCCGATGAACCAGTCGGGTGGGCAGAAAAGCGGCACGGGCGACAAGGGGTCGCTGCGCAATCCGGTCGCGGTGCAACTGGACCGGCAGGCGTTCCAGGCGATCAAGGACGAACTGGAAAAGAAGATCAAGGGGTCGTCGCGGCTGGCCAAGCTCGCCAGCCACATCCGCTTCGTACCCACCGAGGACGGCCTGCGCATCGATCTGGTCGATTCCGCCGATTATTCGATGTTCGGGCTCGGGACGACCGCGCTCGATCCCAAGGCATCCGAGCTGATCGGCATGATCGCGAGCACCATCACCGGCACGCCGAACACGATCATGATCCGCGGCCATACCGACAGCGTGCCCTATGGCGATCCGCGCGCGATGAACAACTGGATGCTGTCGTCCGGGCGGGCCGAGGCGACACGCCGGCGGCTGGCGCTGGGCGGAGTCCCCGAAACGCGATACGAACGGATCGAGGGCGTGGCGGACCGCGAACCGATCATCACCGATGCGCCGGGCGACCCGCGCAACCGGCGGGTCGCGATCACGCTACTGTATCGCAAGGGCACGTTCGGGGAGTGA
- a CDS encoding TonB-dependent siderophore receptor, whose amino-acid sequence MTALFALLAATTAAPMAAIPVSDPVVEPQRSDEIVVTGQRTEGSDDYGVRTQRTATRLPLSQRETPQSVSVVTRAQIDDFQLNDVNALLATVPGVNVLAGETDRFYYSARGFDIQTFQIDGVGLPFSFGIQTGSIDTAMYDRIEVVRGAPGLLSPTGNPSAVINFIRKRPYRELRTSASAQYGSFDNLRLDADVSVPLTADGSVRARAVGAYLDTDSHLDRYGLRRWTGYGIVEADLGANTVISAGYGHQDHKSRGAMWGANPLYYTDGTRIDLDRSANYAPDWSSWGIVDRQIFGDVTHDLGNGWTAKFTALRKATDEDDRLFYVTGNPDRTTGLGIGSYPGAFKGETRNLTLDGYVGGPVSVGGRAHDVMFGVTRGAEKYLQYSSYDNAAIGVSLPLGSFFQGNFPEPTFPTPYTLSLDTHTRRETVYGLVRLNLADPLKLMLGGNATRAQSEGASYGTPTDYNRSKFLPFVGATYDLTANVSAYASFTTIFNPQSQFDVNNRLLDPIEGDNLEAGLKGEWFGGRFNASAAVFQARQKNTAEAAGFDTALGRTLYRGVDAKSQGIEVEIAGQPATGMQVTGGFTVMRVRGENDQPVRTFVPRNTGRLNVTYSPPALPAVKVGTSIQYQGSFYLEPGTVSSTTGQAVRLTQGDVAVVDLLARYELTDHVALSANLRNVTNAKYLTALTFDQGQYAAPRTILGTISVRY is encoded by the coding sequence ATGACCGCCCTCTTCGCGCTGCTGGCCGCCACCACGGCTGCCCCTATGGCAGCGATCCCGGTATCCGATCCCGTCGTGGAGCCGCAGCGCTCCGATGAGATTGTCGTTACCGGTCAACGGACCGAGGGGAGCGACGATTACGGCGTGCGGACGCAGCGGACCGCGACCCGCCTGCCGCTGAGCCAGCGCGAGACACCCCAGTCGGTCAGCGTCGTCACCCGCGCGCAGATCGATGATTTTCAGCTCAACGACGTCAACGCGCTGCTGGCGACCGTGCCCGGGGTCAACGTGCTCGCGGGCGAGACCGATCGCTTTTACTATTCCGCGCGCGGATTCGATATCCAGACGTTCCAGATCGACGGCGTCGGCCTGCCCTTCTCGTTCGGCATCCAGACCGGGTCGATCGATACCGCGATGTACGACCGGATCGAGGTGGTGCGCGGTGCCCCCGGCCTGCTGTCGCCGACCGGCAATCCGTCGGCGGTCATCAACTTCATCCGCAAGCGCCCGTATCGCGAGCTCCGCACGTCGGCGAGCGCGCAATACGGATCGTTCGACAATCTGCGCCTCGACGCCGACGTCAGCGTACCGCTGACCGCGGACGGCAGCGTCCGGGCGCGGGCGGTGGGTGCGTATCTCGACACCGACAGCCATCTCGATCGCTACGGCCTGCGTCGCTGGACCGGCTATGGCATCGTCGAGGCGGATCTGGGTGCTAACACCGTGATCAGCGCGGGCTACGGTCATCAGGATCACAAAAGCCGTGGCGCGATGTGGGGCGCCAATCCGCTTTATTATACCGACGGGACGCGGATCGACCTCGACCGTTCCGCCAATTACGCGCCCGACTGGTCAAGCTGGGGTATCGTCGACCGGCAGATCTTCGGCGACGTGACGCACGATCTCGGGAACGGCTGGACCGCGAAGTTCACTGCATTGCGCAAGGCGACGGACGAGGACGACCGGCTGTTCTACGTCACCGGCAATCCCGATCGTACGACGGGACTGGGCATCGGCAGCTATCCTGGCGCGTTCAAGGGAGAGACCCGCAACCTGACGCTCGATGGCTATGTCGGCGGCCCGGTGTCCGTCGGCGGCCGCGCGCACGACGTCATGTTCGGCGTGACCCGCGGTGCCGAGAAGTATCTGCAATATTCCAGCTACGACAATGCCGCGATCGGCGTGTCGCTGCCGCTCGGCAGCTTCTTTCAGGGCAATTTTCCGGAGCCGACCTTCCCGACGCCTTATACCCTCAGCCTCGACACGCACACGCGACGCGAGACGGTTTACGGCCTCGTCCGCCTGAACCTCGCCGATCCGCTCAAGCTGATGCTGGGCGGCAACGCGACGCGGGCGCAGAGCGAGGGCGCATCCTACGGCACGCCGACCGATTACAACCGTTCCAAATTCCTGCCTTTCGTCGGCGCGACCTACGACCTGACGGCGAACGTCAGCGCCTATGCGAGCTTCACGACGATCTTCAATCCGCAGAGCCAGTTCGACGTGAACAACCGGCTGCTCGATCCGATCGAGGGCGACAATCTGGAAGCGGGGCTGAAGGGCGAATGGTTCGGCGGGCGTTTCAACGCCAGCGCCGCGGTGTTCCAGGCACGGCAGAAGAACACCGCCGAGGCCGCGGGCTTCGACACGGCGCTGGGCCGCACCCTCTATCGCGGAGTCGACGCCAAGTCGCAGGGGATCGAGGTGGAGATCGCCGGACAGCCGGCGACCGGCATGCAGGTCACCGGCGGTTTCACCGTGATGCGCGTGCGCGGCGAGAACGACCAGCCGGTCCGCACCTTCGTACCGCGCAACACCGGCCGCCTCAACGTCACCTATTCGCCGCCTGCCCTGCCGGCGGTGAAGGTCGGTACGTCGATCCAGTATCAGGGCAGCTTCTACCTCGAACCCGGCACGGTGTCGTCCACCACCGGTCAGGCCGTCCGCCTGACGCAGGGCGACGTCGCGGTGGTCGACCTGCTCGCCCGCTACGAACTGACCGACCATGTCGCGCTCAGCGCCAACCTGCGGAACGTCACCAATGCCAAGTACCTGACCGCGTTGACGTTCGATCAGGGCCAATATGCCGCGCCGCGGACGATCCTCGGCACCATCAGCGTGCGGTATTGA
- a CDS encoding rod-binding protein — protein MAPVSNVGGISTDTSRLKSADNLKKAGQQFEAVFTGMMLKSMRQAKLADPLFDSKALDTFTEMQDARVAQAMSETTPLGIGKAMTDFLAKSQSDLNDSTADPPK, from the coding sequence ATCGCGCCGGTCTCGAACGTCGGTGGCATCTCGACCGATACGTCGCGCCTCAAGAGCGCCGACAACCTTAAAAAAGCCGGCCAGCAATTCGAGGCGGTGTTCACCGGCATGATGCTGAAGAGCATGCGGCAGGCGAAGCTCGCCGACCCCCTTTTCGATTCGAAGGCGCTCGATACCTTCACCGAAATGCAGGATGCCCGCGTCGCGCAGGCGATGTCGGAGACGACGCCGCTCGGCATCGGCAAGGCGATGACCGACTTTCTGGCCAAGTCGCAATCCGATCTTAACGACTCTACGGCAGACCCGCCCAAATGA
- the motA gene encoding flagellar motor stator protein MotA yields the protein MFPAIGIVVLIAMVFGGFAITGGALGPVMHAIPHEMLIIGGAAAGALIIGNSATELKAMGGGLAKVFKGPKYKKQDYLDVIFLVSKLMKMLRMDGPIALEPHVEDPKSSAVFAEYPRLLADHTLVNLIADTLRLVVVSSGTLDVHAVEEVMDHSIKTHHHEVEGPHTTLTSLADSLPALGIVAAVLGIVKTMGSIDKPPSVLGGMIGSALVGTFMGVLLAYGVVSPLAGRLKQVIDADGAIYDVVKQIIIASLHGHPQPLVIEAARSGIAHKNQPGFAEVFDGLRGK from the coding sequence GTGTTTCCTGCAATCGGTATCGTCGTCCTGATCGCCATGGTGTTCGGCGGTTTCGCCATCACCGGCGGCGCGCTCGGCCCGGTGATGCACGCCATCCCGCACGAGATGCTGATCATCGGCGGCGCGGCTGCCGGTGCGCTGATCATCGGCAATTCGGCCACCGAGCTGAAGGCGATGGGCGGCGGCCTCGCCAAGGTGTTCAAGGGGCCGAAGTACAAGAAGCAGGACTATCTCGATGTCATCTTCCTCGTCAGCAAGCTGATGAAGATGCTGCGCATGGATGGCCCGATCGCGCTGGAGCCGCATGTCGAGGACCCCAAGTCCTCCGCCGTCTTCGCCGAATATCCCCGCCTGCTGGCCGATCATACGCTCGTCAATCTGATCGCCGATACGCTGCGGCTCGTCGTCGTCTCGTCCGGCACGCTCGACGTGCACGCGGTCGAGGAGGTGATGGATCATTCGATCAAGACGCATCATCACGAGGTCGAGGGGCCGCACACCACGCTCACCAGCCTGGCCGATTCGCTCCCTGCACTTGGCATCGTCGCCGCGGTGCTCGGCATCGTGAAGACGATGGGCTCGATCGACAAACCACCGTCGGTGCTGGGCGGCATGATCGGGTCGGCCCTGGTCGGCACGTTCATGGGCGTGCTGCTGGCCTATGGCGTCGTCTCGCCGCTCGCCGGCCGCCTGAAGCAGGTGATCGATGCCGACGGCGCGATCTACGATGTCGTCAAGCAGATCATCATCGCCTCGCTGCACGGCCATCCGCAGCCGCTGGTGATCGAGGCGGCGCGGTCCGGCATCGCGCACAAGAACCAGCCCGGCTTCGCCGAGGTGTTCGACGGGCTGAGGGGCAAGTAA
- a CDS encoding flagellar basal body P-ring protein FlgI, producing MFRCLLASLIATLCLAAPASADRIKDLGGFQGIRSNQLTGYGVVVGLPGTGDDNLEYTVQSLKAVASRFGLQLPPGANPGMKNAAVVLITAELPPFAKPGQRLDITVASMGKAKSLRGGSLVLTPLLGADNQIYAMAQGNLAVGGLGAEGADGSRIVVNVPSTGRIPEGATVERAVATGFDSAPMLTFNLARSDFTTAQSVAQAINAKLGFGTAQAVDGVSVAVRAPQGADVRATLMSTIENLEVTSAEPSAKVIVNARTGTVVINSAVRVGPAAVTHGKLTVRIDENQRISQPAPFSQGQTALENKSNVSVEEEKKPMFLLNPGPKLADVVKAVNAIGASPADLVAILEALKEAGALRAELIVL from the coding sequence ATGTTCCGCTGTCTCCTCGCTTCGCTGATCGCGACCCTGTGCCTCGCCGCGCCCGCATCGGCGGACCGCATCAAGGACCTCGGCGGGTTCCAGGGCATCCGCTCGAACCAGCTCACCGGCTATGGCGTCGTGGTCGGCCTGCCCGGCACCGGCGACGACAACCTCGAATATACCGTGCAGTCGCTGAAAGCCGTCGCCTCGCGCTTCGGCCTGCAACTGCCGCCCGGCGCAAACCCCGGCATGAAGAACGCCGCGGTGGTCCTCATCACCGCCGAACTGCCGCCCTTCGCCAAGCCCGGCCAGCGCCTCGACATCACCGTCGCCTCGATGGGCAAGGCCAAGTCGCTGCGCGGCGGCAGCCTGGTGCTCACCCCGCTGCTGGGGGCCGACAACCAGATCTACGCGATGGCGCAGGGCAACCTCGCCGTCGGCGGCCTCGGCGCGGAGGGTGCGGACGGATCGCGCATCGTCGTCAACGTGCCGTCGACCGGCCGCATTCCCGAAGGCGCCACGGTCGAACGTGCCGTCGCCACCGGCTTCGACTCCGCGCCGATGCTGACCTTCAACCTCGCCCGCTCCGATTTCACCACCGCGCAAAGCGTCGCGCAGGCGATCAATGCCAAGCTCGGCTTCGGTACCGCGCAGGCGGTCGACGGTGTGTCCGTCGCAGTGCGCGCGCCGCAGGGCGCCGACGTTCGCGCGACGCTGATGTCGACCATCGAGAACCTCGAAGTCACCTCTGCCGAGCCATCTGCAAAAGTAATTGTAAATGCGCGCACCGGAACGGTCGTTATCAACTCTGCGGTCAGGGTGGGTCCTGCCGCGGTGACGCACGGCAAGCTGACCGTGCGCATCGACGAGAACCAGCGGATCAGCCAGCCGGCACCGTTCAGCCAGGGCCAGACCGCGTTGGAGAACAAGTCCAACGTGTCGGTCGAGGAGGAGAAGAAACCGATGTTCCTGCTCAATCCCGGCCCCAAGCTGGCGGATGTGGTGAAGGCCGTGAACGCCATCGGTGCATCTCCCGCCGACCTCGTCGCGATCCTCGAGGCGCTTAAGGAAGCTGGTGCGCTCCGTGCAGAACTGATCGTGCTGTGA
- the flgK gene encoding flagellar hook-associated protein FlgK — translation MSDMLSIGASGVRAYQTALATVGENIANVSTVGYARRAVTLNEVAGGSGSINGYGAGNGVYLSGVNRSTDAYSATALRATTSDLTRTTKGAEWLDRIQGALTGNQLTTRVTSFFGSAQALAAEPDSTALRTGMLSAASSAAIAFKATGQAFDQVDADLDTAGNQAAQSLTSLAGSLTKINEGISRSQPGSTAAAQLMDQRDTILSQMSELVDIDTKMDSIGRASVSIGGSSGPAFVAGAMTGTVSYARDDNGKVAFSVTLRNTTTQITPNGGTLAGIMDGAERVDAIRQELNAIAGEFVVGINGNQTAGKDQTGATGIAMFSVGDSPTDISVSSLFTAGSQIAAGRGGGVRDASNLGALETIRTSKGYETSLTTLLIGNATAYKQKNTIADAQTAIRDGAATALSAATGVNLDSEAVDLIRFQQAYAASSRVIQIARETMQTILDIR, via the coding sequence ATGAGCGACATGCTGTCGATCGGCGCGTCAGGCGTCCGCGCGTACCAGACCGCGCTAGCGACCGTGGGCGAGAACATCGCCAACGTGAGCACGGTCGGCTACGCGCGCCGTGCTGTGACGCTGAACGAGGTCGCCGGTGGCAGCGGATCGATCAACGGCTACGGCGCCGGCAACGGCGTGTACCTGTCGGGCGTCAACCGCTCGACCGATGCCTATTCCGCGACCGCATTGCGCGCGACGACCAGCGATCTGACCCGCACCACCAAGGGCGCGGAATGGCTCGACCGCATTCAGGGCGCGCTTACCGGCAACCAGCTCACCACGCGTGTGACGTCGTTCTTCGGTTCCGCACAGGCACTGGCGGCCGAACCCGATTCGACGGCCTTGCGCACCGGTATGCTCAGCGCCGCATCTTCGGCGGCGATCGCCTTCAAGGCGACCGGACAGGCGTTCGATCAGGTCGATGCCGATCTCGATACCGCGGGCAATCAGGCGGCGCAGAGCCTGACCTCGCTCGCCGGTTCGCTGACCAAGATCAACGAAGGGATCAGCCGCTCGCAACCGGGCAGTACCGCCGCGGCGCAGCTGATGGACCAGCGCGATACGATCCTGTCGCAGATGAGCGAACTCGTCGACATCGATACCAAGATGGATTCGATCGGTCGCGCAAGCGTCAGCATCGGTGGATCGTCGGGTCCGGCCTTCGTCGCGGGTGCGATGACCGGGACCGTGTCCTATGCCCGCGATGACAACGGTAAGGTCGCCTTTTCCGTCACCCTGCGCAACACCACCACGCAGATCACGCCGAACGGCGGGACGCTGGCCGGCATCATGGACGGGGCCGAGCGCGTCGATGCGATCCGCCAGGAATTGAATGCGATCGCCGGCGAATTCGTCGTGGGGATCAACGGCAATCAGACGGCGGGCAAGGACCAGACCGGAGCGACCGGTATCGCGATGTTCTCGGTCGGCGACTCCCCCACCGATATTTCCGTGTCATCGCTGTTCACCGCCGGAAGCCAGATCGCTGCGGGCCGTGGCGGCGGCGTGCGCGATGCGTCCAACCTTGGTGCGCTGGAAACGATACGTACCAGCAAGGGTTATGAAACGTCGCTGACCACGCTGCTGATCGGCAATGCCACGGCGTACAAGCAGAAGAACACGATCGCCGACGCCCAGACCGCGATCCGCGACGGGGCGGCGACCGCCTTGTCCGCCGCGACGGGCGTCAATCTCGATTCCGAAGCGGTGGATCTGATCCGCTTTCAACAGGCCTATGCAGCGTCCAGCCGGGTGATCCAGATCGCGCGCGAGACCATGCAGACCATCCTCGACATCCGGTAG
- a CDS encoding PepSY domain-containing protein encodes MSRATMPEATLVRRALGGHAAIGLLVSALLYVIALTGSIIVVHDRWQRWEQPDIAETAILSPQAAQTAMLSGLAQDRGKPRTTHLYIRMPTGDLPRAVVTTDHSAWYVDGEGRVVGKEAHAWTEFVIGLHEYLHLPATWGLILVGGLGVALAALAVTGVLAHPRIVRDAFRLRTRHDGQIAHADWHNRLGVWTLPFVLAVTMTGAFIGLGSVGISVLARGYTGGALEKVYAPVFGNEPAPDAAAAPLPDIATALATLRARVPDAIPTYVIVHDPGTRGQHVQVIAEHPRRLIYGETYAFDSRGGWRGPVGLADGAIGQQAAASAYNLHFGNYGGLPVELAYIGLGLALCVVTATGTSLWLQKRRRRGHGGHRLTACWNAVIWGTPATIVAMLWLRALAGPEAPLASGFWALLAAGIALAAVWPHRATGIRLRTLLAIMLGVTGLLHVIVLRPASPDVLAIDVVIAGIAALLLILDHRPVRGITPMANGRITPEVI; translated from the coding sequence GTGAGCCGGGCCACCATGCCCGAGGCGACGCTCGTCCGGCGCGCGCTCGGCGGCCATGCCGCGATCGGCCTGCTCGTCTCCGCCCTGCTGTACGTCATCGCGTTGACCGGATCGATCATCGTCGTCCACGATCGCTGGCAGCGCTGGGAACAGCCGGACATCGCGGAGACCGCGATCCTGTCGCCGCAGGCAGCACAGACGGCGATGCTGTCGGGACTGGCGCAGGATCGCGGCAAGCCGCGCACGACGCACCTGTATATCCGCATGCCGACGGGCGACCTGCCCCGCGCCGTCGTCACCACGGATCACAGCGCATGGTATGTCGACGGCGAGGGCCGCGTCGTCGGGAAGGAAGCGCATGCCTGGACCGAATTCGTCATCGGGCTGCACGAATATCTGCACCTGCCCGCGACCTGGGGGCTGATCCTCGTCGGCGGCCTCGGTGTCGCGCTCGCCGCACTGGCCGTCACCGGCGTGCTGGCGCATCCCCGCATCGTCCGCGATGCGTTCCGGCTGCGCACCCGCCACGATGGCCAGATCGCGCACGCCGACTGGCACAACCGGCTGGGCGTCTGGACGCTGCCGTTCGTGCTGGCGGTCACGATGACCGGCGCGTTCATCGGCCTCGGCAGCGTCGGCATCAGCGTCCTCGCACGCGGCTACACCGGCGGCGCGCTCGAAAAGGTCTATGCACCGGTCTTCGGCAACGAACCCGCGCCCGATGCCGCCGCCGCGCCGCTGCCGGATATCGCGACCGCCCTTGCGACGCTGCGCGCGCGCGTACCCGACGCGATCCCGACCTATGTCATCGTTCACGACCCCGGCACGCGCGGCCAGCATGTGCAGGTCATCGCCGAACACCCCCGCCGCCTGATCTACGGCGAAACCTATGCGTTCGATTCCCGTGGCGGCTGGCGCGGCCCCGTCGGCCTCGCCGATGGCGCGATCGGACAACAGGCTGCCGCGTCCGCCTATAACCTCCACTTCGGCAATTACGGCGGGCTGCCGGTCGAGCTCGCCTATATCGGACTCGGGCTCGCACTGTGCGTCGTCACCGCCACCGGCACGTCGCTGTGGTTGCAGAAACGCCGTCGTCGCGGACACGGCGGACACCGCCTGACGGCATGCTGGAACGCGGTCATCTGGGGTACGCCGGCCACGATCGTCGCCATGCTCTGGCTACGTGCGCTGGCCGGCCCGGAGGCACCGCTCGCCAGCGGCTTCTGGGCATTGCTGGCCGCGGGGATCGCACTTGCCGCCGTGTGGCCGCACCGGGCGACGGGTATCCGCCTTCGCACCCTGTTGGCGATCATGCTGGGCGTCACCGGCCTGCTTCATGTGATCGTCCTGCGTCCTGCATCCCCCGATGTGCTGGCGATCGATGTCGTGATTGCCGGCATCGCGGCGCTGCTCCTGATCCTCGATCACCGACCTGTTCGCGGCATTACCCCGATGGCAAACGGAAGGATCACACCCGAAGTCATCTGA
- a CDS encoding flagellar basal body L-ring protein FlgH: MASAPNPFRPGAFVAGHWAEIALAAASGLLVLAALVPGQADASIFGKKKPAEDFTVVRAPVAPAPAPANGSIFQASDGYAPLYEGWRARRVGDPLTIVLVERTAASKSSSSKLDSKGQGSITLPTTGPLNLFNTTDATLSGGRGFNGQGQADQANSLSGEVSVTVAEVYPNGTMLVQGQKRVTLNRGDEFVRIKGIVRTADVSADNRVLSTRVADAQIAYTGKGDVARAGRQGWLSRFFSVISPF, encoded by the coding sequence ATGGCCTCCGCACCGAATCCTTTCCGCCCCGGCGCGTTCGTCGCCGGCCACTGGGCCGAGATCGCGCTCGCCGCGGCATCCGGCCTGCTGGTCCTCGCCGCGCTCGTGCCCGGTCAGGCCGACGCCAGCATCTTCGGCAAGAAGAAGCCGGCGGAGGACTTCACCGTCGTCCGCGCGCCCGTGGCACCCGCGCCGGCTCCCGCCAACGGCTCGATCTTTCAGGCGAGCGACGGCTATGCACCCCTGTACGAAGGCTGGCGCGCCCGCCGCGTCGGCGATCCGCTGACGATCGTGCTGGTCGAGCGCACCGCCGCCTCCAAATCGTCGAGCTCCAAGCTCGATTCGAAGGGGCAGGGCAGCATCACGCTGCCGACCACCGGTCCGCTCAACCTGTTCAACACCACCGATGCGACGCTCAGCGGCGGCCGCGGCTTCAACGGGCAGGGGCAGGCGGATCAGGCCAACTCGCTGTCGGGCGAAGTCTCGGTCACCGTCGCCGAGGTCTATCCCAACGGCACGATGCTGGTGCAGGGCCAGAAGCGCGTCACGCTCAACCGCGGCGATGAATTCGTCCGGATCAAGGGCATCGTCCGCACCGCCGACGTCAGCGCCGACAATCGCGTGCTGTCGACCCGCGTCGCCGATGCGCAGATCGCCTACACCGGCAAGGGCGACGTCGCCCGCGCCGGGCGGCAGGGCTGGCTCAGTCGCTTCTTCTCCGTCATCTCGCCGTTTTGA